A window of the Tiliqua scincoides isolate rTilSci1 chromosome 5, rTilSci1.hap2, whole genome shotgun sequence genome harbors these coding sequences:
- the LOC136653988 gene encoding olfactory receptor 11G2-like, with protein MKMANETSVEEFVLLGFGVTQQKRFLLLVFFTSLYILTLAENITIITLVLLDAQLARLPMYILLGNFSWLEICYVTATVPRMLFDLTLPHGVISFHACFFQFYVFFSLGATECFFLSAMALDRYLAICHPLRYPQIMSHDSCCNLVAACWVFGFMWNAIPVTLISKLSFCHANIIDHFVCDPGPILSLACPPLGNAPRVMEIFTNTLIIGNICFVAMSYSVVTVTLMKISNQGSRRKAFSTISVHLLVVTVFYGSVVAMYLTPGGEGQSEVTKVVTIFYTAITPFLNPLIYCLRNDQVKEAMRRLLKSKEKRKLRKVTV; from the coding sequence ATGAAGATGGCCAATGAGACCTCAGTAGAGGAATTTGTCTTGCTGGGCTTTGGAGTGACACAGCAGAAGCGCTTCCTGCTCCTTGTCTTTTTCACCAGTCTCTACATACTCACTTTGGCTGAGAACATCACCATCATCACTCTAGTGCTTCTGGATGCCCAGTTGGCCCGCCTTCCCATGTACATCCTCCTGGGCAACTTCTCCTGGCTGGAGATATGTTATGTGACCGCCACTGTGCCCCGCATGCTCTTTGACCTGACTTTGCCCCATGGGGTCATCTCCTTCCACGCCTGCTTCTTCCAGTTCTATGTTTTCTTTTCACTTGGTGCCACTGAATGCTTCTTCCTTTCAGCCATGGCTTTGGATCGGTACTTGGCCATTTGCCACCCACTGAGATACCCACAAATAATGTCCCATGATTCCTGCTGCAATCTGGTGGCTGCTTGTTGGGTCTTTGGCTTCATGTGGAATGCTATCCCAGTGACTTTGATCTCCAAATTGTCCTTCTGTCATGCCAACATCATTGACCACTTTGTGTGTGATCCAGGGCCAATTCTGTccctggcctgccctcccctagGAAATGCTCCCCGCGTCATGGAGATTTTCACAAACACTTTGATAATAGGCAACATCTGCTTTGTTGCAATGTCCTACAGCGTGGTGACTGTCACCCTGATGAAAATCTCTAATCAAGGCAGTCGTAGAAAGGCCTTTTCCACCATATCCGTCCATCTGCTGGTGGTGACAGTGTTTTATGGCTCAGTGGTAGCAATGTACTTAACTCCAGGTGGAGAAGGACAGTCAGAGGTCACCAAAGTGGTAACCATCTTCTACACAGCCATTACACCCTTTCTCAATCCCCTGATCTACTGCCTAAGGAATGACCAGGTGAAGGAGGCAATGCGCAGGCTGTTGAAATCAAAGGAGAAACGGAAGTTGAGAAAAGTGACTGTATAA
- the LOC136653987 gene encoding olfactory receptor 11G2-like, producing MELANGTVVQEFILLGFGVTQQKRFLLLIFFTILYILTLVENIIIIALVFVDTHLARLPMYILLSNFSWLEMCYVSTTVPRMLFDLPSPHGVISFHACFLQFYIFFSLGSTECFFLSAMALDRYLAICHPLRYPQLMSQTSCYTLVATCWVLGFLWYLIPAILISKLLFIGRNIIDHFLCDPGPILSLACPPLGNAPVFSQICLNALIIGNGFFVVLSYTTVIITLTKTSKQGSHRKAFSTISFHVTVVTLFYGSVAGMYLIPGGESQSEVTKAVTLFYTSITPFLNPLIYTLRNDQVKEALGRLLKRKDKWLKRKAVASKEGRRE from the coding sequence ATGGAGTTGGCCAATGGGACAGTTGTACAGGAGTTCATCTTGCTGGGCTTTGGTGTCACACAGCAGAAGCGGTTCCTGCTCCTCATCTTTTTCACCATTCTTTACATACTCACTTTGGTTGAGAACATCATCATCATTGCACTGGTGTTTGTGGACACCCACTTGGCCCGGCTTCCCATGTACATTCTACTGAGCAACTTCTCCTGGCTGGAGATGTGTTATGTCTCCACCACCGTGCCCCGGATGCTCTTTGATTTGCCATCCCCTCATGGAGTCATCTCCTTCCATGCCTGCTTCCTCCAGTTCTACATCTTCTTCTCCCTCGGCAGCACCGAATGCTTCTTCCTCTCAGCCATGGCCTTGGATCGATACTTGGCCATCTGCCACCCCCTGCGCTACCCGCAGCTTATGTCTCAGACTTCCTGCTACACCCTGGTGGCAACTTGCTGGGTCCTTGGCTTCCTGTGGTATCTCATCCCAGCCATTTTGATCTCCAAGCTGTTGTTTATTGGCCGCAACATCATTGACCATTTTTTGTGTGATCCTGGGCCAATACTGTCGCTGGCCTGCCCTCCATTAGGAAATGCTCCCGTCTTCAGTCAGATTTGCCTAAATGCTCTGATTATAGGCAATGGCTTCTTTGTTGTGCTATCCTACACCACGGTGATTATCACCTTGACGAAAACATCAAAGCAAGGCAGTCATCGGAAGGCCTTCTCCACCATATCTTTTCATGTGACAGTGGTGACACTTTTCTATGGCTCAGTGGCAGGGATGTACTTAATCCCAGGTGGAGAAAGTCAGTCGGAGGTCACTAAAGCAGTAACACTTTTCTACACGTCCATTACACCCTTTCTCAACCCCCTGATCTATACTTTGAGGAACGATCAGGTGAAGGAGGCTCTGGGCAGGTTGTTGAAGAGAAAGGACAAATGGCTGAAAAGAAAGGCAGTGGCGTCcaaagaggggaggagagaatga
- the LOC136653989 gene encoding olfactory receptor 11G2-like has protein sequence MELANGSRVQEFILLGFGVGQQKRFLLLLFFTILYILTLAENITIITLVLLDAHLARLPMYILLSNFSWLEICYVSTTVPRMIFDLASPHGIISFHNCFLQFYFFFSLGATESFLLSAMALDRYLAICHPLRYPKLMSPTSCYALVASCWVTGFLWYSTGVIFISQLSFCGPNIIDHFLCDPGPLLSLACPPLGNAPDIIQNAMTVVMLGNAFFVVLSYSVVVFTLMKTSNQGSHRKALSTVSLHMVVFTLFYGPLAATYLTPGGENQSEITKAITIFYTAITPFLNPLIYCLRNSQVKEAVQRLLKKKGRWQRTEETAQNVGGKG, from the coding sequence ATGGAGTTGGCCAATGGGTCCAGAGTGCAGGAATTCATTTTGCTGGGCTTTGGAGTCGGGCAACAGAAGcgcttcctgctcctcctcttttTCACCATTCTCTACATACTCACCTTGGCTGAGAACATCACCATCATCACTCTGGTGCTTCTAGATGCTCACTTGGCCCGGCTTCCCATGTACATCCTGCTGAGCAACTTCTCCTGGCTGGAGATCTGCTACGTGTCCACCACTGTGCCCAGGATGATCTTTGATCTGGCGTCTCCTCATGGGATCATCTCTTTCCATAACTGCTTCCTCCAGTTctatttcttcttttctttggGAGCCACTGAAAGTTTCTTGCTCTCAGCCATGGCCCTGGATCGGTActtggccatctgccacccactgcgcTACCCAAAACTTATGTCCCCCACTTCTTGCTATGCCTTGGTGGCTTCTTGTTGGGTCACTGGCTTCCTATGGTACTCTACTGGAGTGATTTTCATCTCCCAGTTGTCCTTCTGTGGTCCCAACATCATCGACCATTTCTTGTGTGATCCTGGGCCACTTCTGTCACTGGCTTGCCCCCCACTAGGAAATGCTCCTGACATCATTCAGAATGCCATGACTGTTGTGATGTTAGGCAATGCCTTCTTTGTTGTGCTGTCTTACAGTGTTGTGGTTTTCACCCTGATGAAAACCTCAAACCAGGGCAGTCACAGGAAGGCCTTATCCACTGTTTCATTACATATGGTGGTGTTTACACTTTTCTATGGCCCACTGGCAGCAACGTATTTAACTCCAGGTGGTGAAAACCAGTCAGAGATCACTAAGGCTATAACCATCTTCTATACAGCCATTACACCCTTTCTCAATCCCCTGATCTACTGTTTGAGGAACAGCCAAGTGAAGGAGGCAGTGCAGAGATTACTCAAGAAAAAGGGAAGATGGCAGAGGACAGAAGAGACAGCACAAAATGTGGGAGGTAAAGGATAA